From a single Sander vitreus isolate 19-12246 chromosome 4, sanVit1, whole genome shotgun sequence genomic region:
- the LOC144516900 gene encoding uncharacterized protein LOC144516900 isoform X2 has translation MEVDFYQHYKYYHFYSICFGMGCGTALYRPFCSLMIPSVLGVFFTIAFEVVGFISDLPAHTRRCKGPPYVRRDVYWGFGFALFVAMLNLNSYHAYTLSYGCGIIMFAIRGAKRKYSSLKILRKRKRQRW, from the exons ATGGAAGTGGACTTTTACCAAcact ACAAATATTACCATTTTTATTCGATCTGCTTTGGCATGGGATGTGGAACAGCACTCTATAGGCCCTTTTGTT CACTCATGATTCCATCAGTTCTTGGTGTGTTTTTCACCATAGCGTTTGAGGTTGTGGGCTTTATATCTG ATCTGCCAGCCCATACTAGGAGATGTAAAGGCCCTCCCTATGTCAGAAGAG ATGTTTACTGGGGATTTGGTTTTGCACTTTTCGTGGCCATGCTGAACTTAAACTCATATCATG CCTACACACTGTCTTATGGATGTGGAATCATAATGTTTGCTATTCGAGGAGCAAAACGGAAATACAGCTCTCTAAA GATACTGAGAAAGAGAAAGCGCCAACGGTGGTAG
- the LOC144516900 gene encoding uncharacterized protein LOC144516900 isoform X3 — protein MWNMEVDFYQHYKYYHFYSICFGMGCGTALYRPFCSLMIPSVLGVFFTIAFEVVGFISDLPAHTRRCKGPPYVRRAYTLSYGCGIIMFAIRGAKRKYSSLKILRKRKRQRW, from the exons ATGTG GAATATGGAAGTGGACTTTTACCAAcact ACAAATATTACCATTTTTATTCGATCTGCTTTGGCATGGGATGTGGAACAGCACTCTATAGGCCCTTTTGTT CACTCATGATTCCATCAGTTCTTGGTGTGTTTTTCACCATAGCGTTTGAGGTTGTGGGCTTTATATCTG ATCTGCCAGCCCATACTAGGAGATGTAAAGGCCCTCCCTATGTCAGAAGAG CCTACACACTGTCTTATGGATGTGGAATCATAATGTTTGCTATTCGAGGAGCAAAACGGAAATACAGCTCTCTAAA GATACTGAGAAAGAGAAAGCGCCAACGGTGGTAG
- the LOC144516900 gene encoding uncharacterized protein LOC144516900 isoform X1, with amino-acid sequence MWNMEVDFYQHYKYYHFYSICFGMGCGTALYRPFCSLMIPSVLGVFFTIAFEVVGFISDLPAHTRRCKGPPYVRRDVYWGFGFALFVAMLNLNSYHAYTLSYGCGIIMFAIRGAKRKYSSLKILRKRKRQRW; translated from the exons ATGTG GAATATGGAAGTGGACTTTTACCAAcact ACAAATATTACCATTTTTATTCGATCTGCTTTGGCATGGGATGTGGAACAGCACTCTATAGGCCCTTTTGTT CACTCATGATTCCATCAGTTCTTGGTGTGTTTTTCACCATAGCGTTTGAGGTTGTGGGCTTTATATCTG ATCTGCCAGCCCATACTAGGAGATGTAAAGGCCCTCCCTATGTCAGAAGAG ATGTTTACTGGGGATTTGGTTTTGCACTTTTCGTGGCCATGCTGAACTTAAACTCATATCATG CCTACACACTGTCTTATGGATGTGGAATCATAATGTTTGCTATTCGAGGAGCAAAACGGAAATACAGCTCTCTAAA GATACTGAGAAAGAGAAAGCGCCAACGGTGGTAG